The Leptospira johnsonii genome window below encodes:
- the argS gene encoding arginine--tRNA ligase produces MKETDTLKQLVLEALKEGVKLYCEKEAPNVSFSDLRIRIEYSREESFGDYSTSFALENSKLLGKKPLDSAALLIGYLQTRTDLFEKVDFTPPGFVNFRISPSFLIRFLENTIQKKDIFPKLENPKKVNLEFVSANPTGPLNIVSARAAATGEAFANLLKAVGHSVDKEFYVNDYGNQVFLLGVSTMVRIREALGESYSIQENAEDGRSIDELLSQNVIPAEGYRGDYLNIIAKQLLGNPNTEKEIKSHLEKKEYSALAEKCSRWTVESNLVWQKKDLDLFGVGFDRFFSETTLHESGKVLGVLENLKKSGKVFEEEGKQLFKSEDYGDDKNRVVVRDDGRPTYLLADIAYHNDKISRGYEKIIDIWGPDHHGYIARLAGAVQALGYPKENFQVIIAQQVNLLMAGQKMKMSKRAGEFQTMEDLLGYLGKHAKDVARYFFTMRSLDSPLDFDLDLAKDESDKNPVFYLQYAHARVCSIFREVGTNSDAKALENLEMTEERKRLLFWISRFPEEVLDAAATLEPHRIANYLQNLARAFTQFYIAKNNRLKDSDESTRLGLARICQAVRVVLAEGLALLGVSAPERLEKED; encoded by the coding sequence ATGAAAGAAACGGATACTCTTAAACAACTCGTTTTAGAAGCTTTAAAAGAAGGAGTAAAACTCTATTGCGAAAAAGAAGCACCTAACGTTTCTTTTTCAGATCTTAGGATCCGAATAGAATATTCCAGAGAAGAATCCTTCGGAGATTATTCTACCTCTTTCGCTTTGGAAAATTCCAAACTGTTAGGCAAAAAGCCATTAGACTCTGCAGCACTTCTTATAGGTTACTTGCAAACAAGAACAGATCTATTCGAGAAGGTGGATTTTACTCCTCCTGGCTTCGTGAATTTTAGGATCTCTCCTTCTTTCCTCATCCGTTTCTTGGAAAATACCATACAGAAAAAAGATATTTTTCCTAAATTAGAAAATCCTAAAAAGGTAAATTTGGAATTCGTAAGTGCGAATCCAACCGGACCCTTGAATATAGTGTCCGCAAGAGCTGCCGCTACCGGAGAAGCGTTTGCGAACCTTCTCAAGGCTGTAGGCCATTCCGTTGATAAGGAATTTTACGTAAACGATTACGGGAATCAGGTGTTTTTACTTGGTGTTTCCACAATGGTGCGCATTCGAGAGGCGCTGGGAGAGTCTTATTCTATCCAGGAGAATGCGGAGGACGGAAGATCTATCGATGAGTTACTTTCCCAGAACGTGATCCCTGCGGAAGGATATAGAGGTGATTACCTCAATATCATCGCTAAGCAATTATTAGGAAATCCGAATACTGAAAAAGAGATCAAGTCCCATCTGGAGAAAAAGGAATATTCCGCTCTCGCAGAAAAATGTTCCCGTTGGACTGTGGAATCTAATCTAGTTTGGCAAAAAAAAGATCTGGATCTATTCGGAGTAGGCTTCGATAGATTTTTTTCGGAAACGACATTGCATGAATCCGGAAAAGTTTTGGGAGTACTCGAGAACCTAAAAAAATCCGGAAAGGTCTTTGAAGAAGAAGGTAAACAGCTCTTTAAGTCCGAGGACTACGGAGACGACAAAAATCGTGTGGTCGTAAGGGATGATGGACGTCCTACATACCTTCTTGCCGATATTGCCTACCATAACGATAAAATTTCCAGAGGTTATGAGAAGATCATAGATATCTGGGGACCGGACCATCACGGATATATCGCAAGACTAGCAGGCGCTGTACAAGCATTGGGCTATCCTAAAGAAAATTTCCAAGTGATCATCGCCCAACAAGTGAACCTTCTTATGGCCGGTCAGAAGATGAAGATGAGTAAACGTGCTGGAGAATTCCAGACTATGGAAGATCTGCTCGGCTACTTGGGAAAACATGCAAAAGACGTTGCTCGCTATTTTTTCACAATGAGGTCCTTGGATTCTCCTCTGGATTTCGATCTGGATCTAGCAAAGGATGAATCGGACAAAAATCCTGTATTCTATCTGCAATATGCTCATGCGAGAGTTTGTTCTATCTTCAGGGAAGTAGGAACTAATTCGGATGCAAAAGCATTAGAAAATCTAGAAATGACAGAAGAGAGAAAAAGACTTCTTTTCTGGATCTCTCGTTTTCCGGAAGAAGTGTTGGATGCCGCAGCCACCTTGGAACCTCATAGGATCGCAAATTATCTCCAGAATCTTGCAAGAGCGTTCACTCAGTTCTATATAGCAAAGAATAATAGGCTGAAAGATTCGGATGAGTCTACAAGACTTGGACTTGCAAGAATTTGCCAAGCGGTGCGTGTCGTACTTGCAGAAGGTTTAGCATTACTCGGGGTTTCTGCTCCGGAAAGATTGGAGAAAGAAGATTGA
- the secG gene encoding preprotein translocase subunit SecG → MGFITGTILVLFVFVSLFLILLVMIQTGKGGMGGVLGGGASQSVFGSSTADVLTKATRVAGLLFLALSLILSFLFAKTSGYNTTPTPEILPPPTAEEAQGNQGGTNAQESAPTTAPSTETPAQPKP, encoded by the coding sequence ATGGGCTTTATCACCGGAACCATCCTTGTTCTTTTCGTTTTCGTCAGTCTATTTCTGATCCTTCTTGTTATGATCCAAACAGGCAAAGGAGGAATGGGTGGAGTTCTTGGTGGAGGAGCAAGCCAATCTGTTTTTGGTTCCTCTACTGCGGATGTTTTGACTAAGGCAACCAGAGTTGCTGGACTTCTTTTTTTGGCTTTGTCTCTGATTCTTTCTTTCCTTTTTGCGAAGACTAGCGGATACAATACCACTCCAACACCTGAGATCCTTCCTCCACCAACCGCGGAAGAGGCCCAGGGCAACCAAGGAGGGACCAATGCCCAAGAATCCGCGCCTACTACCGCACCAAGCACCGAAACCCCAGCGCAACCTAAGCCTTAA
- a CDS encoding CinA family nicotinamide mononucleotide deamidase-related protein has protein sequence MNPPKVTVISTGSELTAGRSQDTNSSWIANELFGLGYSTEKFLVLPDDPKLIRDELKKLAGVASKENPVLLVMTGGLGPTEDDYTLEVVCELTSSKAVLNDKAHDRLQALYRLRGKGFQEALTTALRQVSIPSNSTVLNNSVGIAPGFWSELQQGAYLACMPGVPSEMVAMFKEELVPLIQKQFQSGELYSDFLFIWGMSESLFQQEFIEGIEALKNGKAVWGVAAKKGFIRVTYQSEDKNLVQELIQKTKEKYKGLCTGDLFEEFPKLLSERKLTLGTIESCTGGLAAKILTDRAGSSEYFLGSVVSYSNLIKENIVGVKKETLEAHGAVSEETATEMADNGARLLGTDLAISITGIAGPGGGTPTKKVGTVFIGTHIKGEKTEVKELFLPFKRELFREVVAATSLYLMYNRLRKLV, from the coding sequence TTGAATCCTCCTAAGGTCACTGTCATTTCCACAGGTTCTGAACTGACTGCAGGAAGAAGCCAAGATACAAATTCTTCCTGGATCGCAAACGAACTCTTCGGCTTAGGATATTCTACTGAGAAATTCCTAGTATTACCAGATGATCCTAAACTGATCCGAGATGAGTTGAAAAAATTAGCAGGTGTTGCATCTAAAGAAAATCCGGTCCTACTCGTGATGACTGGTGGTCTTGGTCCAACGGAAGACGATTATACCTTAGAAGTTGTATGTGAACTTACTTCTTCGAAAGCAGTGCTAAATGACAAAGCTCATGATAGACTCCAAGCATTGTATCGTCTTCGCGGCAAAGGTTTTCAAGAGGCGCTGACTACTGCATTACGTCAGGTATCTATTCCTTCTAATTCTACAGTTTTGAATAATTCCGTAGGAATAGCTCCAGGGTTTTGGTCGGAACTCCAACAAGGCGCTTATTTGGCCTGTATGCCTGGGGTTCCTTCCGAGATGGTAGCCATGTTCAAAGAAGAATTAGTTCCTCTGATCCAGAAACAATTCCAGTCAGGAGAATTATATTCTGATTTTCTGTTTATCTGGGGAATGAGCGAGTCCCTATTCCAGCAGGAATTTATAGAAGGTATTGAGGCTTTAAAAAATGGTAAAGCTGTCTGGGGGGTAGCTGCAAAAAAAGGATTTATCAGAGTCACCTACCAATCCGAGGACAAAAATTTAGTCCAAGAATTGATCCAAAAGACCAAAGAAAAATACAAAGGACTTTGTACTGGGGACTTATTCGAAGAATTTCCTAAACTTCTCTCGGAAAGAAAACTTACCTTAGGAACGATCGAAAGTTGCACAGGCGGACTCGCAGCTAAGATTCTAACGGATAGAGCAGGTTCTTCCGAATACTTTTTAGGATCTGTAGTCAGTTATTCCAATCTGATCAAAGAAAATATAGTGGGGGTAAAAAAAGAAACCCTGGAAGCTCACGGTGCGGTCAGCGAAGAAACTGCAACCGAAATGGCGGATAACGGAGCAAGACTACTCGGAACAGATCTGGCAATCAGTATTACCGGGATCGCCGGCCCCGGTGGTGGAACTCCTACAAAAAAAGTAGGAACTGTATTTATAGGAACCCATATCAAGGGCGAAAAAACGGAAGTGAAGGAACTCTTCCTACCTTTTAAAAGGGAGTTGTTCCGAGAAGTGGTTGCCGCAACTTCTCTCTATCTAATGTACAATCGATTGAGGAAACTCGTATGA
- the recO gene encoding DNA repair protein RecO produces MPGSSPGALKKTTGIVMESRILPEGDAFLRLLPEEGEVGSFRVKGIKKSKTRPIAAVEPGSLTVLDYYFTQGRETFNVKEIGLIRRFDKAKTGYSGTVLVSYLVELVSSFLTEGGSHPMEYKLLLGALKELDEDGYKPVFLPFFKLKLLYVGGFLSKEMECASCGKNLSEIQSCSLDETHFEIVCGDCGTPKPDKFGLVLFVQDCLALRYRDLKDKKISLELLKEADSLSNRALKPLLGKRLKSEPMLYESLGENLG; encoded by the coding sequence ATGCCTGGATCTAGTCCTGGGGCCTTAAAAAAAACTACCGGAATCGTGATGGAAAGCCGCATCCTTCCGGAAGGGGATGCATTCTTACGACTTCTACCGGAAGAAGGTGAAGTAGGTAGTTTCCGAGTAAAAGGGATCAAAAAAAGTAAGACAAGACCTATCGCCGCAGTGGAGCCAGGATCTTTAACGGTCTTAGATTATTATTTCACCCAAGGAAGAGAGACGTTTAACGTAAAAGAGATTGGGTTGATCAGAAGATTCGATAAGGCCAAGACAGGATATTCAGGAACCGTTTTGGTTTCATATTTGGTGGAGTTGGTTTCTTCCTTTTTGACGGAAGGAGGTTCTCATCCTATGGAATATAAACTTCTTCTGGGAGCTTTGAAAGAATTAGATGAAGACGGTTATAAACCAGTATTCTTGCCTTTTTTTAAACTGAAGTTATTATATGTAGGCGGGTTTTTATCCAAGGAAATGGAATGTGCGAGCTGCGGAAAAAATCTATCGGAGATCCAATCTTGCAGTTTGGACGAGACCCATTTCGAGATTGTATGTGGAGACTGCGGAACTCCTAAACCGGACAAGTTTGGACTCGTATTATTCGTCCAAGATTGTTTAGCATTGAGATACAGAGATCTGAAGGACAAAAAGATTTCCCTTGAACTCCTGAAGGAGGCGGATAGCTTAAGCAACCGGGCCTTAAAACCTCTTCTTGGAAAAAGACTCAAATCTGAACCTATGCTGTACGAATCCTTAGGGGAAAATCTTGGATAA
- the ybeY gene encoding rRNA maturation RNase YbeY has product MLSAFAFPNITTHLSLVLTDDESIRELNRVRRGKDYATDVLSFPLSFDLTPWELPPIKKRNFGPILSLGEIVISWDTCKAQAKNIGHSEEDEFFRLFVHGFLHLIGYDHERGEEDEALMKEKEDLCLDLVLGP; this is encoded by the coding sequence ATTCTAAGTGCTTTCGCTTTTCCTAATATAACAACTCATCTTTCCTTGGTTTTGACGGATGACGAATCCATACGAGAATTGAATCGGGTTAGAAGAGGCAAAGACTACGCGACAGACGTTCTTTCTTTTCCCTTAAGTTTTGATCTGACTCCTTGGGAACTTCCCCCTATCAAAAAAAGAAATTTCGGACCGATCCTAAGTTTAGGAGAGATCGTAATCTCTTGGGATACCTGTAAGGCCCAAGCAAAGAATATAGGTCACAGCGAAGAAGATGAATTTTTCAGATTATTCGTGCACGGTTTTTTACATTTAATCGGTTATGATCATGAACGAGGAGAAGAAGACGAGGCTCTAATGAAAGAGAAGGAGGATCTATGCCTGGATCTAGTCCTGGGGCCTTAA
- the lenA gene encoding endostatin-like outer membrane lipoprotein LenA, protein MLLLLSFLSINAQNQDGTKSQNNSSSSSTQMLNQRILRAYESLSVARELLKFERMEALPIGTLVTWVGNYPNRKGVKITKFSVTQSPTPGGIERAEEKSILLEFNGSTLSKVVSEIKTANYSAEDTIMIRMTDNTPLDNNVDDLVIYADRNGREAEYPLNYLPDEGVNRDRSEFKKEFYLKLIEDFFVHVLRLQEMQTQHSSRNQKKLLQSYKESLEY, encoded by the coding sequence CTGCTCCTTCTTCTTTCCTTCCTTTCAATCAACGCTCAGAACCAGGATGGGACAAAATCCCAGAACAATTCCTCCTCATCTTCTACCCAAATGTTAAATCAGCGGATCTTGCGTGCTTATGAAAGTTTGAGTGTTGCCAGAGAACTTTTGAAATTCGAAAGAATGGAAGCTCTTCCTATCGGGACCTTGGTGACTTGGGTGGGGAATTACCCGAATCGTAAAGGTGTGAAGATCACTAAGTTCTCTGTGACCCAATCTCCTACTCCAGGAGGGATAGAAAGAGCAGAAGAAAAGTCCATTCTTCTGGAATTTAACGGGTCTACTCTTTCTAAGGTGGTCTCTGAAATCAAAACTGCAAATTATTCCGCAGAAGACACCATCATGATCCGCATGACGGACAATACTCCTTTGGATAATAATGTGGATGATCTGGTGATCTATGCGGATCGGAACGGTAGAGAGGCGGAATATCCTCTGAATTACCTACCTGATGAGGGGGTAAACCGGGACAGATCCGAGTTTAAGAAAGAATTTTACTTAAAACTTATCGAGGATTTTTTCGTGCATGTTCTAAGACTTCAGGAAATGCAGACGCAACATTCTTCCAGAAATCAAAAAAAATTACTGCAAAGTTATAAAGAATCCCTAGAATATTGA
- a CDS encoding HD family phosphohydrolase gives MFPLGSLLERGMAWITDTLTKIRPISFVRKFQVILTAITLIIVTWMLAIPFFGQDKINLSQDGPYSEGKNALDKVVSTKDIVYEDEEKTKAKRLKAFQSAPNFFDRDYRVLAEVIRPAIQEDMEKYREPKPTGEVKTSAELLAAVPRWKNRSKEELELLLKTPGKSRVRDLVQQYSNLVFSNFCILRDQPNDYSAIRTAEARIRNSGASGNKEQISSVEGALVIPRMYLYRDSATVETLNRLAAEKLQATDPQLLSVIQKLALTYVYSNPACTYNAEETKNQKQAVMDRTEPISSRINAGETIVKAGEIITPDIYQRLLIVNRYATRANIASIISILLIQSIFVIIVYAFLKKYNPKRLNDVSSNVIVFTLIWSLVLWTYLASKAFFSFENSYDSVFYFALVIPTGMVCLILSMIYDEQLSIAIGFFLSFFVFAASRYNPTSFILAFVMTVVAATYGRKMRKRIDFIKAGFYMALVQMLISSSGYLFDSRNYWVAVPSGSHLRDLWESNIFRLYLLCLVNGFVCSTLTQLLLPIYEYVFNIPTRFKLMELADTGHPLLQELLTKAPSTYTHTFLVAAMSERASQNLELDWLLTRVGVYFHDIGKIPNAGFFVENQHLIPKKENIDKNNPAKAAKIVIDHVLDGIEMAKKARLPREVIDFIPEHHGTSTMAFFYHKALAELSPAQKKKLKKADFQYPGPKPQRKETAIVMIADSLEAASRSLEEVTPESLDILITKIVNSKLAENQLDECGLTLGDLEVVKFSFKEVLLSSLHSRPKYPKPEDTKALEEKNKNILGKNAPKSH, from the coding sequence ATGTTTCCACTGGGATCACTTTTAGAAAGAGGAATGGCTTGGATCACGGATACCTTGACCAAGATCCGTCCAATTTCTTTCGTGAGAAAATTCCAGGTAATCCTCACGGCGATCACTCTGATCATCGTGACCTGGATGCTGGCGATCCCGTTTTTCGGTCAGGACAAAATTAATCTTTCTCAAGACGGTCCTTATTCTGAAGGCAAGAATGCTCTGGATAAGGTCGTCTCAACCAAAGATATAGTTTATGAAGACGAAGAAAAAACGAAAGCCAAAAGACTAAAGGCCTTCCAATCCGCGCCTAATTTTTTCGATAGAGATTATAGGGTTTTAGCCGAAGTCATTCGCCCTGCTATCCAAGAGGATATGGAGAAATACAGGGAGCCAAAACCTACCGGAGAAGTGAAAACTTCCGCAGAATTATTGGCTGCAGTCCCTAGATGGAAAAACAGATCCAAAGAAGAGTTGGAGCTCCTACTTAAAACTCCGGGCAAGTCCAGGGTCAGAGATCTCGTCCAACAATATAGTAATTTAGTTTTTTCTAATTTTTGTATTTTGAGGGACCAACCTAACGACTATTCTGCGATCCGAACAGCGGAAGCAAGGATTCGCAATTCAGGTGCGAGCGGGAATAAGGAGCAGATTTCCTCGGTAGAGGGAGCACTTGTAATTCCTCGTATGTATTTGTATAGGGACAGTGCAACGGTAGAAACTCTAAACCGTTTGGCAGCGGAGAAGTTGCAGGCCACAGATCCTCAGCTTCTTTCAGTCATCCAAAAGCTCGCGCTGACTTATGTATATTCTAATCCTGCCTGTACTTACAACGCGGAAGAAACTAAAAACCAAAAGCAAGCCGTTATGGATAGAACGGAGCCTATTAGCAGCAGGATCAACGCGGGAGAAACCATCGTAAAAGCGGGGGAGATTATCACTCCGGATATCTATCAGAGATTGCTGATAGTGAATAGATACGCTACTCGTGCAAATATCGCGTCCATTATCTCCATTCTTCTTATACAATCCATTTTTGTAATTATAGTATATGCCTTCCTGAAGAAATACAATCCGAAACGTTTAAATGACGTTTCGAGTAACGTAATCGTGTTCACGTTGATCTGGTCTTTGGTGCTCTGGACTTATTTGGCATCCAAGGCATTTTTCAGCTTTGAGAACAGTTACGATTCGGTTTTTTACTTCGCTCTTGTGATCCCGACCGGAATGGTTTGTCTCATTCTATCTATGATCTATGACGAACAATTATCGATCGCGATTGGGTTCTTCCTTTCGTTCTTCGTGTTCGCTGCTTCCAGGTATAATCCGACTTCTTTCATTCTTGCTTTCGTAATGACTGTAGTTGCGGCAACTTATGGAAGAAAGATGAGAAAGAGGATCGATTTTATCAAGGCCGGGTTCTATATGGCCTTGGTCCAGATGCTCATCTCTTCTTCCGGGTATTTGTTCGATTCTAGGAATTATTGGGTGGCTGTTCCGTCCGGCTCTCATTTGAGAGACCTTTGGGAATCGAATATATTCCGATTGTATTTATTATGTTTAGTGAACGGATTCGTCTGTTCCACTTTGACTCAGCTGCTTCTTCCTATCTATGAGTATGTGTTCAATATTCCTACCAGATTTAAGCTGATGGAACTTGCGGATACAGGACACCCGTTACTGCAGGAATTGCTGACCAAGGCGCCTTCTACTTATACCCATACTTTTTTAGTGGCTGCTATGTCCGAAAGAGCCTCCCAAAATTTGGAATTGGATTGGCTTTTGACCAGAGTTGGCGTGTATTTTCACGATATCGGTAAGATCCCGAATGCAGGATTTTTCGTAGAGAACCAACACTTGATCCCTAAAAAGGAAAACATTGATAAGAATAATCCTGCAAAAGCTGCAAAGATAGTCATCGATCACGTCCTGGATGGAATTGAAATGGCTAAGAAGGCTAGGCTTCCAAGAGAAGTGATCGATTTTATTCCGGAACATCATGGAACTTCTACCATGGCGTTCTTTTATCATAAAGCGCTTGCGGAACTTTCCCCCGCTCAAAAGAAAAAACTTAAAAAAGCGGACTTCCAATACCCGGGACCTAAACCTCAAAGAAAGGAAACTGCGATCGTGATGATCGCCGATAGTTTGGAAGCTGCAAGTAGATCCTTGGAAGAAGTAACTCCCGAATCTTTAGATATTCTCATTACTAAGATCGTGAACAGTAAATTGGCGGAAAACCAATTGGACGAATGCGGACTTACCTTAGGCGATCTGGAAGTCGTAAAATTCTCCTTTAAGGAAGTTCTTCTTTCTAGTCTTCATTCAAGACCTAAATATCCTAAACCTGAGGATACTAAAGCTTTAGAGGAGAAGAACAAAAATATCCTGGGGAAAAACGCCCCTAAGAGTCACTAA
- a CDS encoding response regulator transcription factor translates to MSNHRILVVEDIHSIREAVKDILVRDYEVFDAENYDEAVKILSNEHIDLVITDIRMPGKSGLDLIKTIQKEYPSVQYSLMTAYNINDYINFAYQHDIWNIIPKYSFLDINLITVMVKKLIYKDIFGVEKYFSPDFKILESDREEEFLVPPENGIVFRKISSDKDRNYICNRVGKFLIEKGAPNAVQQILEELTSNAMIRAPRDSKGNSKYQYELPSRDLLVPLEHIQLAETDYFEIGYGIAENSYIVVVRDHFGSLNKKEILKRLDRHITVDSPTGLPAGLADSHGRGLYICREISDQLIFNIEKDTRTEIIALLDKQTNKGYKSLSIYEI, encoded by the coding sequence TTGTCCAATCATCGTATCTTAGTAGTAGAAGATATACATTCCATCCGGGAGGCGGTTAAAGATATCCTAGTCCGAGATTACGAAGTTTTCGATGCGGAAAATTACGACGAAGCAGTCAAAATACTTTCTAACGAACATATTGATCTTGTCATCACGGATATACGTATGCCTGGTAAATCTGGACTGGATCTGATCAAGACCATCCAAAAGGAATATCCTTCCGTGCAATATTCCTTGATGACCGCTTATAATATTAACGATTATATTAACTTTGCATACCAACACGATATCTGGAATATCATTCCGAAATATTCTTTCTTGGATATTAATCTGATCACTGTGATGGTCAAAAAACTCATTTATAAAGATATCTTCGGAGTAGAAAAATATTTTAGCCCTGATTTCAAAATTTTAGAAAGCGACAGAGAAGAAGAATTCTTAGTACCTCCGGAAAACGGGATAGTGTTCCGTAAGATCAGTTCCGACAAGGATCGAAATTATATCTGCAATCGTGTAGGAAAATTCCTGATCGAAAAAGGAGCACCTAATGCGGTCCAACAAATCTTAGAAGAGCTGACTTCTAATGCAATGATCCGTGCTCCGAGAGACTCCAAAGGAAATTCAAAATACCAATATGAACTTCCTTCCCGTGATCTCCTTGTTCCTTTAGAACATATACAACTCGCTGAAACTGATTATTTTGAGATAGGCTACGGGATCGCAGAAAATTCTTATATTGTAGTAGTCCGAGATCATTTCGGTTCTTTGAACAAAAAGGAAATTTTAAAACGTCTGGATAGACATATCACTGTGGACAGTCCTACAGGTTTGCCTGCGGGTCTTGCAGATTCTCATGGTCGTGGTTTGTATATCTGTAGAGAGATCTCTGATCAGTTGATCTTTAATATCGAAAAGGATACAAGAACAGAAATTATAGCGCTCTTGGATAAGCAAACGAATAAAGGTTATAAGTCTCTTTCTATTTACGAAATTTAA
- a CDS encoding PhoH family protein gives MRKEQFTFENQDLYRKICGINDAGVRNLEKQLEIDLIPRGNGFQVEGISTKVEFALDFFRLLETNYRDRPDRDFTDSFDFGYLLKQATRERKKEERKSEDEPFKPTEKILTTYKGKHLYSRTKNQEKYIQSFLNNLITFGIGPAGTGKTFLSVAMACRFLQNGIVDKIVLTRPAVEAGENLGFLPGDLNQKVDPYLRPVYDALNECIGFEKTQEYIALTKIEIAPVAFMRGRTLSKSFIILDEAQNCTLAQLKMIMTRLGRNSRMCISGDVTQVDLEHGRSGFDRVVNLFRQTEGIGQVFFGKEDITRHPLVETIVRKFEEL, from the coding sequence ATCAGGAAAGAACAGTTTACTTTCGAAAACCAAGACCTGTATCGTAAGATCTGCGGGATCAACGATGCGGGCGTCAGAAATTTGGAAAAACAATTGGAGATCGATCTAATCCCTAGGGGAAACGGTTTTCAAGTGGAAGGAATTTCCACAAAGGTCGAATTCGCCCTGGATTTTTTCAGATTATTGGAAACCAATTATCGGGACAGACCGGATCGGGATTTTACGGATTCCTTCGATTTCGGTTATCTTCTTAAACAAGCCACTCGTGAAAGGAAGAAGGAAGAGCGTAAGTCGGAAGATGAACCCTTCAAGCCTACAGAGAAGATACTTACCACATACAAGGGAAAACATCTTTATTCCAGGACCAAAAACCAGGAAAAGTATATTCAATCTTTCTTAAATAATCTGATCACTTTCGGGATCGGCCCTGCAGGAACCGGAAAAACATTCCTGTCGGTTGCAATGGCCTGCAGATTTTTGCAAAATGGGATCGTGGATAAGATCGTTTTGACAAGACCTGCGGTAGAAGCAGGAGAGAATCTTGGATTTTTACCCGGGGATCTAAACCAAAAAGTGGACCCGTATCTTCGTCCTGTATACGATGCTTTGAACGAATGTATCGGCTTCGAAAAAACCCAAGAATATATCGCACTTACTAAAATAGAGATCGCGCCGGTCGCATTCATGAGAGGAAGGACACTTTCCAAAAGTTTTATCATTTTGGACGAGGCCCAAAACTGTACTCTTGCGCAGCTTAAGATGATTATGACCCGTTTGGGCCGCAATTCCAGGATGTGTATATCCGGTGACGTGACCCAAGTCGACCTAGAACATGGTAGATCCGGTTTCGATCGTGTGGTAAACTTGTTCAGACAGACCGAAGGAATTGGTCAGGTGTTTTTCGGAAAAGAAGATATCACTAGACATCCTTTGGTAGAAACCATCGTGAGGAAGTTCGAGGAATTGTAA
- a CDS encoding LIC_12097 family sensor histidine kinase, whose protein sequence is MSSLMENLHERAEELQAILDGITEPLVLIDSGFRVRRVNKATLEFSSEPDFPSTLGRKCYEVLYNRSAVCPYCPMKDHHENESDFDAQFEGKGEIGREIFHVANDQKETLYLDFFPIRKDGSIVSIVEKISNITRIKEKEEENLRIRNLASLGIFISGVAHELNNPLTGMSLTLQNLMNNLSSMDPAFFRKRLEMIKEDLTRAAMIVLDVISFAKPDKLVTTTADIHETIMKAKDSVTWVYPVLSKNTEWEILSEPGMTFQFNPVKMERLFINLFKNSLQAYDYGEGKIKVEVRRTRNMMHIFVEDTAGGIPEDMLDKIFSPFFSKNKSGIGTGLGLSICHSIVREHSGELTVRSYDRRTRFKISLPLVQPKGN, encoded by the coding sequence ATGTCATCCCTAATGGAAAACCTCCACGAAAGAGCGGAGGAACTCCAAGCAATTCTGGACGGAATCACGGAGCCCCTAGTTTTAATAGACTCGGGCTTCCGGGTCCGTCGTGTAAACAAGGCCACTCTTGAATTTTCAAGTGAGCCCGACTTCCCCTCTACCCTGGGCAGGAAATGTTACGAGGTACTGTACAATCGTTCCGCAGTTTGTCCTTACTGTCCAATGAAGGACCATCATGAAAATGAATCCGACTTCGACGCACAATTCGAAGGAAAGGGAGAAATTGGGCGAGAGATCTTTCACGTAGCCAATGACCAAAAGGAAACCTTATACTTGGATTTTTTTCCAATTCGTAAGGATGGAAGTATCGTCTCCATAGTCGAGAAGATCAGTAATATCACACGTATCAAAGAAAAAGAAGAAGAGAACCTAAGGATACGTAACCTGGCTTCTCTTGGGATTTTTATCTCCGGTGTAGCTCACGAGTTGAATAACCCGCTCACTGGTATGAGCCTCACATTGCAAAACCTGATGAATAATCTATCCAGTATGGATCCTGCTTTTTTCCGAAAAAGATTGGAGATGATCAAAGAGGATCTTACTCGTGCAGCGATGATCGTTTTGGATGTGATCAGTTTTGCGAAACCGGATAAATTAGTCACTACCACCGCTGATATTCATGAAACCATAATGAAGGCAAAAGACTCGGTCACCTGGGTCTATCCTGTTCTTTCCAAAAATACTGAATGGGAAATTTTAAGCGAACCTGGTATGACCTTCCAATTCAATCCGGTCAAGATGGAAAGACTATTCATCAATCTTTTCAAAAACTCTCTACAAGCTTACGATTATGGAGAAGGTAAGATCAAAGTAGAAGTCAGACGCACTCGTAATATGATGCATATTTTTGTGGAAGATACCGCTGGGGGAATTCCGGAAGATATGCTGGATAAAATTTTCTCTCCATTCTTCTCTAAAAACAAGTCGGGGATCGGAACAGGTCTCGGACTTTCCATCTGCCATTCCATTGTAAGAGAACATTCTGGAGAATTGACGGTTCGTTCTTATGATAGAAGGACCAGATTTAAAATTTCTCTTCCCTTAGTACAACCCAAAGGAAACTAA